Below is a window of Candidatus Aegiribacteria sp. DNA.
TTCGGGTACAGCTGCGCTGATCAGCGAAAGGCTGAATATCGTAGCAATAGCGGATGATGAGAAAAGAGTACACCTTTATAACCCGGCGGGAGCACAGCTTGCAGGATGGCCTGCCGTTACTCAGGCTCAGGTAGCAGGTATGGCAGTATATCCCGATGAAAACAATCCCGGCATAATCGCTTCAACTATTGATGGACGTGTTTATCTCTGGAACACGGACGGAGATGAAGTTGCAGGATGGCCGGTTGCTCCCGGAGATGAGAAGATAGGGATACCCCTGTCTGCGGATATTAACCGTGATGGTTCGCCCGACATTGTTGTGGTCAGCGGCGATTACACCTATGCGTACGATATACAGGGCAATATCCTGCCTGGCTTTCCCTCGATGCTTGCAGCTTCCCCACTCTCTTCACCCTGTCTGGGTGACCCGAATATGGATGGAAGACTGGAAATTCTCATACTGACGGATGAGGGTGTAGCCGCGGTGGGCGCTTCCGGTGCTACCCTTGAGAATTGGCCGGTTATGCTCGAACAGGACAGCCTGGTTTCCGGTTACAGCAGAAACAGAAGAGGTATTTCCGGCAGAGGGTTCGCGTTGATCTCAATGGACGACGGCCGGATATGTCTGTTCGATTACGAAGGCAGACAGAGCGGAATATTCCCGGTGTCTGTGGGCGAGAGACCTATAGGACGGCCACTGCTGTGGGATCCTGAAAATTCAGGTAACTGGAGAGTTCTGGCAGCTGAGAAGAACGGTTGCATTTATTGCTGGCACACCTCAATGATTCCTGAAGGATGGTTCACCGGCCTGGATATGTCCGGTTGCAACTGCTGGTGGAACGAGGATCTTCCAAATCTTCCGGCTTCCAGTTCCATACTCCACGACGGTTCTTTTTACGTTTATCCGAATCCTGTTCAACAGGGAAACGGAATCATCCGTTTCCAGCCCGGTGAAAATTGTTCGTGGGAGATAAGAATATTCAACATGGGAGGGGATCTGGTATACCTGAAAACCGGAACTGCTCCAGGCGGTTCAGCCTGGGAAGTGCCCTGGAATACCGAGGACCTCGCGCCGGGAGTCTATTTCGTCAGTCTGCACATATCCTCCGACACGGGATCAACGGATGCTCTATTTCATGCGGCGGTGATAAATTGATTAAGATTTCAGCGGTTCTGTTCTTTTCCCTGCTGATCGTACTGTCCGGCATCGCAGATGCAGACCCCGGCTCCCGAAAGGGTGCCATGCTGAGATCCGCCGTGTTTCCCGGCTGGGGACAGATGCATATGGGTCACTCCGGCAGAGGTATAGTTTTCATGAGTCTTGATGTTCTTACCTGGGCAGGTGTTGGTCTGTCATACCTCGAGGGTACATTCGACAGAGATGATTACACCTGGCTTGCAGCTTCCGAAGCCGGCATTTCCGTTTCCGGGAAGTCAAACGAATTCCTTGATGATATATCGGATTATGCGTCAAGTACAGAATACAACGACTACATCCACAGGCTTGCAAGGTATTACTATCCCGACGATCCGGATGCCCAGAGGGGATATTTCGAATCCCATGCCCGGTACGGAGAGGATGGCTGGAACTGGTCATCGGAAGCCGCGAGGAATCAGTTTGCCGACAGGTTGAGAGAAAGCAAGGAGTGGTTCAGAAGGAGCATGTATATTGCCGCCTTCGCCCTGGTAAACCGGGTTGTCAGCGTAATAGACGCATCTCTTCTGGACGAGACCCGGCCAGGTGTTTACACGTCACTTGCTTTTCCGGAGAGTCGCGACTTTTCATCCGTCAGGTTTTCGATTGGAGCCAGATTCTGATGATAATATTGCTGTTTTCACTGATTCTTCAGAGTTCAAGTCCCATGTGGTGGGTTGATGGAACCCCTCTTGTTCCAGGAATCATGGAAATAGATAGACGCCATGATCCCTCATTTGAAGCTACAGGCCCCCTTAGCAGAAGTAAGGGTCACACTATCGGAGATACGATAAATTTCTGGTCCATCGATCATAGCGGTGATTCTCCCGAATTCTACCTTACCTCAGCCACCTGCAGGTACGTTGGCGAAAACACCTACATTTTCGTGGAGGATACACAATGGGATGTTCATTACGACCAGGATGCGGTAGACGCTTTTTCGGAAGCGCTTGAGGACAGTACCCCATCCGGGCCCGGAGGAATTGTCGAAACCGATATCGGTGTTTTCGGGCAGCCACCCGATGCAATAGACGGCGACCCGAAGATCTACTTCCTGGTGCTTGATATCAGAGACGGTTTCAACCATCAGCAGGGCGGAGCCTACATCGCGGGATTTTTCAGTCCGTACAACCAGTTCACCGAAACCGAGGCTTACCTTTACTACGGAGGGCATTCCAACGAAGTTGAGATGCTGTACATAGACTGTCACCCCGCCGATCAATTCGACGCGGCCTACACTGCGTCTCACGAACTCGTTCACCTTATTCAGTGGGGAATTGCGCCCTTCAGCTCCGAGGAATTGTGGGTAATGGAAAACCAGGCCCAGTCTGGAACTTTCGTTTGCGGATATCCGGCTTTTCAGGTTGAGACTTTCCTTGAGGTGGGGGGGATAACCCCTATCAAATGGACGAGTATTGAGGATACAATAGAGTACGTCGCGGGTTACGGATCAGGCTACCTTTACTTCGCGTACCTGTACGAGAATTACGGTGGGGAAGATTTTCTTTACAAGTCTCTCCGATCCGGAGATCGAGGTATGGCGGGCATAAGTGAAGCCATTCGCGGCGCAACCGGTTCGAATCCCGATATGAATCAGATTCTCCTTGACTGGATGCTGGCATGCTGGATAGATAACCCGAATTTCGGCAATGGAAAATACGGATGGGAATCCTTCCGGATAGCTGATTACGATACGGTATCTCCGGGGAACAGACCCGGCCTGGATTACACCTTCGAAATAGCAACCGATCCTTTTTCACATATGGGCGACCATATGTCCTCCTACCAGGGCACGTATTACAGTGTTGATGAATCGTTGGGAGGCAGCTTCCGAGCCGGGGCGGCAGGCCTGGGTGATATGAGGGCTTTTGTTTACAATGAAACCGGGGGATCGCTTGAAAGAATCGATGCCGGTTCAGCGAACGATGTGGCGATATCACTTCCCGAGGTGGGTGATATTCTACTCCTCTGCAATTCGTTTTCCGGCCTTGATCTTGATGTATCGGCAGGCTCCGTTGTATCCTCCGCGGATGTTTTTACATTCTATCCCCAGCCCTGCCGCGGCACACTCTTCTTTCAGTTCCGGTCCGGCGGTGGGAATGCTGCTCTTTCGGTGTTCACTATTTCTGGTGGATATGTGGAAACGGTCAGCTACAACAATGTTGACAGCGGAGAAGTGACTCTGGCTTATCCCGGAGCATCCAGCCTGGCATCGGGCACGTACTTCTTCAGATTCAATCAGGGGAGCAGGATAGAAACCGGCTCGTTCGCAGTTGTGCGCTAACGCGTTTCCACTCCTGCTCGCGGTTATCAGTACTCTCCCGGTATCAGAAACAACGGTGAAGCCGTCCTGCACTGTTGAAAGGTACATTACGGTTCCCATTGGGATAATCGACGCTGAAATAAACGGAGCTGGAGACATTTATATACTTCTGCCGGGGCTCCCCCACCTGAGAATTTATTCCAATGATGGCACAATCTCCGAGTACGATCTTTCCGATGTCATCCTTCCCGGTGGCATGTGTATTGATGAAAGATGGGGATGGTTCGTTACCGGGGAGCTTACAGATATGGTATATCGATACGATAATTCGGGTGAGCTCACCGATTCATGGGATTCCAGAAGCCTTCCGGGAGATATATGTCTTTCCGGCCTCTCAGTTCTGTACGTATCACGGACAAATGGTACGATTTCCAGCCTTGATGAACCGGATGATATTCTGGTAAGATTGAGTGGTTCCTGCGAAGGACAGCTATCCGCGTCGGGTCGAAAAGCAGTCTATTCGAGCGAAAATGAATCGTTCCTTTTCGGTAATTTTACAGCCCCCGAGCCGTTGCCCGAAACAGGTATATGGACCGTTTCGGGAGAAGAACTGCTGGTTCTGCAGGATTCCTGCGTACTGAGCGGCAGCGGAAACACCCTGTTTCAGCTTTCTGAGTCCGGGGAGTTCTCCCGAATATCCTGTTCATTGAATGGTTATCACTGTCTGCTCTGGTCACCGGGGGAAGGCAGAATCCTGGTGCTTCAATGAGCCTTTTCGCAGTCGCGGTACTGGTCCTCACATCTATGTCCCTGGAGTTCGAAAGTGATGGTTCAGACTTTTTTGAAACTCCCGATTCCCTCTGGATAATGCCCGGGAGTATTGTAGCTGTAGCGGACGGTGATACTCTAAACGCGGTTTCCGGAACCTCAGGGGTAAGGACGGGTGTTATTTTCAGTCCGTCTCCGCCGGAAGGCAGCAAAGTCGTGCTGGAATTTGATTTGCTTCAGCTGAGCATTCCATCCTCGGTTTCGCTTGATGTTAATTTCGCGGAAAGACAGACGATCGAGCAATTGTCCGGATATACATCTGATCCATTCCAGCAGCACGGTCTGTACATATCAGGTTCAAAAAGAATAGGGTTTTCTGTCGGTGACGGAGGAGGACTTGACCAGGGAACAAGAATCTCGGTTGAAGGCACGGCGGCTCCCGGGATCACTGTTTCGGGAAGTGTAACTGATCGCAACCTGACCGCAGGGCCCACTTCCTCGGAGCTTGTCTCGCAGCTTGACAGGATATTTTTCCTTGTGGACGGAGGATCGTGGAGGGCCAGGCTGGGCGATATGGAATGGGTCAGCGGTAACGCTGAAACCGGCCCCCTCTCATGGAGAAGAGAGGTGAGCGGAGTTGACGCGTGGGGGGAGATCTCACAATCCGTTACCACCGGAGCGGGATATGGAACATCGGGGGATTCCAGGCAGAGAACCGTTTTCTATACAGATGAGGGAATTCAGGGGCCTTACGAAGTGACATCCGGCTGGGAAGTCGTTCCAGGCAGCGAGAAGGTCTGGCTGGATGGACAGCTCATGCATCGTGGTTCTACCGAGGATTACCGGATGGAATACTCGGCCGGTCTTATAACTTTCACATCTACGCGGCTGATAAGGAATGATCAGCGGGTGGAGATTACCTTTTTCCAGCGCGGTGACGGTTTCAGGAAGGATTTCGTTACAGCTTTTTCGCAGTACTCAAAGAACGGCCTGGAGGTTGAATTCAGGGGGTTCTACAGCGAAGATGACAGAGAATCTCCACTGGGATTCGTGCTCACCGAGGAGGCTGTGGATATTCTCCGCGAAGCTGGAGAGGATCCGGCGGACGCATGGATTGACGGGGCTTCGAATGTAGGGCAGGGAAACGGCTGCTATACTCTGGATTCACTGGGGCATTACGTTTTCATGGGGCCGAACCGGGGCGACTGGAACGTTGTGTTTGGAAGACCTCCTTCGGAGTTTGGGGATTACATTTTCGACAGCTCACTTGGCGGTTACCTCTGGACCGGAGAGGGCAGTGGAACACACCTGCCCCGACAGTACATTCAGATACCATCGGGGTACAGCACCGGCGGCATTTCAGCCGGGTATGCATCCGCGGGTATTGATCTGGGGTTGGAGGCAGCTTTTTCCGGAAGAACCGGAAACCTTTACAATCCGGATGGCACATCAAGGGAAGGCACCTGCTTCATCGGTTCGATGAACATGGAATTCTGGGAGGACGGTCCCGGGCTCGGAATCGGTGGAAGGCTGGTTTCCTCCGGATACGAAGCTCCCGGAGAACTCGAAGCTGACAGTTCGCTTTCAGCATGGTCCCTTCCCGCCGATTATGAAGGCAGAGACAACATCGCGAATGTGAGCCTCGGAGGGAATCAACTCCTTGCGGCTGTTTCGGGCAGATTCCTGGAAGCCGGTGGTATTCTTGAGAGGTATCGAATTAATTCGAAACCTGTTCTTTGGAATATCGGTGTGGACGCCGGAGGAACATTCCTTAAGAGGACAGGTACCCATCAGATGGCCATGGGTCAGACCTCATCCATATCGGTGTCGGTCATACCGGTAACAGGTTTACTCAAACCCTTTGCGGGATGCAGCTTCTCCGAAGAATCATGGCAGGACAGTCTTGAAGGAGATGTCAATACGGAATTTGCAGGTATCTCTTTCAACAGGAACACCACAGATATACTTCTTCGGATGGAGCTTCAGGATGATTCAAGATCCGGGGGGGCTTCGGGCGGACCATTCAAGGTGTGGAGGGCCCGTCTGGAGGGATCCGGCCCAACCGGGGAATTGAGGTACAATGGGAGTTTTGAGCATTCATCAACTTCTTACGACTCCGGCGGAGAGCTTCATGCGGATGCCATCAGATTATCCCTGACGGGAACCACGGGGGATGTATGGATGGAAGCGGTCTACAATGGTTCAGGAACCATAAGCAGATCTCTGGATGTGATGTACGTTTACGTTGGTGAGGGAAAGGGAAACTACAGCTATGATAACGATAGCGGCCAGTACTATGCAGATCCTGATGGTGATTACAATATCAGCTTTCAGCCGGGAACCGCTGGTGATGCTGTAACTTCCGGGTCACTTGAGATGACACTCTCCTGCTCCGGAACACTGTCCGGTGTTAATTCAGTAGTAAGACTCTCGGCAAGCAATTCCCTTGACAGAAAGAAGTCCCTGCTTCTATACGGCGCGTTTGACCGAAGCGAGGAGGGAGGATACAGCCTGAGTATATCACCCTGGTTTCGCTGGGAAGAGACTCTTATCAGCAGACTGACTCTTACCGGGAGGCTGAGGAACGAAAGGATTTCCTACAGTGGAACCGGATTGAAGAATGAAAGAATGTGGTCCCTAAGAGCGGCACCGGAGTTGAGCCCCGCGGATATCCTTGTAATTGAATGCTCGGCGAAGATCTGGCGCGAGGAGGAGGAACTCTACTACCCCCGGGATACAAGGGGGCTGAGACTGGAAATTGATCCGACCCTGGAACCATCTCCCGGTCTGAAACCCGGTATCCTGGCGGCTTACGAATACAGAAGAGAAGTTGTTTCAGACCTTGATAAATATATGCTTGAAGCAGGTCCGCACTTCTCGTGGACAGGAAGTGGCTGGACTTCGATGGCCAGAGTATCCGCGGGATACATCCCCGGGGATGATGAGCTTCCAGTCTGGTTCTTCGACGGCAATGACAGCGGCATCTCATGGAGGACAACAGCCAGGATAGGCAGGTGTCTTTCATCCGGGCTTGATATCAGTCTTTTCTACTGGGGAAGAAAACCCGCTGGAAGCAGCTGGAATCAAAGGGCGGGTCTTGAGGGAACGGTGAACTTCTAATGGTTATCATGATTGTTTCCATCGCAGTCGCGGTGTTATCAACTGAAGGTTCTCTTACGGTTGACATCGGGGGCAGCCCTCCCGTTCCAGTTTTGTATGAGCTGGGAATTGATTCGGTTCTTGCTTCCGATTCGTCCATAACAGTGTTGCAGGAAAGCATTCTGCAATGGTACCTGGAAGAAGGTTACCCATTTGCCGGTGCGGGATACTATTTCGTGACGGAGGATTCTCTCAGGGTCAATACCGTTCCCGGAAGACATGCATTACTGGAAGAAATCCGCATTGAGGGAGTACCTGGAACCCGGACAGAGGTTTTCACAAGGCTTCTGGGAATAGAACCCGGTGATGCATACGACCGTGAAGCTGTTGAAACATGGATTGAGAGAATCGAGCGGCTGAAGTTCATCAAAGCCATTGGTATTACCGAACTTTTCCTTGGAGAGGGTGGCAATATCGTTCTCCTGCAGCATGTTCAGAAGGGGAAATCAGGTCATTTCGCCGCGTCGATGGATTGGCAGGGCGAGAACCTTGAGGGCGCGGGAGAAGTACTGTTCCTGAATCTGGCGGGTACCGCGAGGGAGCTTGAGATATCAGGCCAGACAACCGAGTGGGGCGGGTTTAACGCATTTCTGAGGTATAGAGAACCGTGGCTGTTCAACATTCCTCTTGCAGCCGAACTGGAAATATCCCAGGAAACCCCGGAAAGCTCATGGGTTAACCGGGAGGGAAGCATTTCCATGATCTGGAGCATGAACCGGACCGAGATAATTGGAGGCGCAGGCATCTGGAGAGGTTATCCACCGGACGGGGAGCGCCAGAGTTACGATTATGGCCTTGCCGGAATTACGTGGTACACGGGTTACAGGATTCCTCAGGGTTGGAATGGATTGGAAATGCAGCTGGAGGCAAGATCCGGTAATAGATCCGGACAGGATTCTTCTGGAATTCTAACGATGGCGGAATTGCGAATTGATGGTACCGTATACATGGATTTCATGGGTTTCGGGGGTAGACTACTGACAGGTGGAGTTATGCAGGGAGACTGGTTCGAAGGGCTTCTTGATAAACTTGGTGGACAGGAGACCCTGAGAGGTTATCCTGAAAACGCTTTCAAAGCCGTAAGATATGTCGCAGCGAGGCCTGAGATATCAATCGGTGAAACTGAAACAAGAATTTATCTGTTCTGCGACCTTGCAGCAATTCGAACTCCGAGTCAGGGAATGAGATACCCTATTGGCTGTGGGGCTGGAATAAGGGGAATCAGTGGCATTTTCCATGCTGATGCAGCGGCAGGATTCCCGGTCATGGAAGGCCTCGGCAGTTCCAGACTCTATCTCCGTCTTACCGCTTCGATATAAAATTTACGCGCTTTTGCAAGCCGGACATGGGAAGAAGGTTTAGTGTACACCAATGCAAAGGAGAGAAAATAGGATCAATCGCATCAACGCGGACTGGCAAGCAATGCCGCTCTGCACCGAGGTCATGCCAGCCGGTAATAAGAGACATTATCACGCTTATTTAGCGTTAAGGGGAGGGGCTATTGCATTGATGGAAAGTATTGATTATTACTAATATATATTATATGATGTGAAACATTCTGTATCTGATTTGAAATGGGGTTAGTATGAAGTTAAATAAGATGCTTTTATTATTGCTAATCGCAGCGTCTCTCTCAGCTGCTGATGTTGAGTATAACACCGGAGGTTCTGTCGGTTATCTCTCTGATCTTTCTGGATCATCTTCCGGTTGGGGGGAATGGTTTATAACCTCCTATACGAACGAAACCAGTGGTCCACTTCAGATTGCTGAATTTGGCTTTCCCTGCTGCGGTGTACCTACTGGTGATTTCGGATGGGTTGTATGGGTTGATATGCCTGACACGGGTTTTCCTGCCGGTAATCCCGAAAGCTGTGACTTCCATGGCGCTTTTGTACCTGTGGAAGGTCCAGGCGGTGATCCATCGGTTTATACGTACATAGATATAGCATCGGTTGAGAATATCGTATTCGATCCGGGTGAAATTATCGTTTTCGGCTATCAGAACACCGGTTACGGAGGGCAGACCCCGTTCAACGGCACTGAAACCTGGGCATGGCACAACAGTATCTGGGAACCGGATGAAAAACATTACCGGACAGCGGTACTTGAGATTGGTGCAAACAACTGGAGCGCGATGGAACAGAGAACATGGAGTGGGATTAAAAGTTTATTCTAGGTATTGAATATCGTTAGTTTGCGAAGATACTCCGCGTTCCCG
It encodes the following:
- a CDS encoding T9SS type A sorting domain-containing protein produces the protein MIILLFSLILQSSSPMWWVDGTPLVPGIMEIDRRHDPSFEATGPLSRSKGHTIGDTINFWSIDHSGDSPEFYLTSATCRYVGENTYIFVEDTQWDVHYDQDAVDAFSEALEDSTPSGPGGIVETDIGVFGQPPDAIDGDPKIYFLVLDIRDGFNHQQGGAYIAGFFSPYNQFTETEAYLYYGGHSNEVEMLYIDCHPADQFDAAYTASHELVHLIQWGIAPFSSEELWVMENQAQSGTFVCGYPAFQVETFLEVGGITPIKWTSIEDTIEYVAGYGSGYLYFAYLYENYGGEDFLYKSLRSGDRGMAGISEAIRGATGSNPDMNQILLDWMLACWIDNPNFGNGKYGWESFRIADYDTVSPGNRPGLDYTFEIATDPFSHMGDHMSSYQGTYYSVDESLGGSFRAGAAGLGDMRAFVYNETGGSLERIDAGSANDVAISLPEVGDILLLCNSFSGLDLDVSAGSVVSSADVFTFYPQPCRGTLFFQFRSGGGNAALSVFTISGGYVETVSYNNVDSGEVTLAYPGASSLASGTYFFRFNQGSRIETGSFAVVR